The window TACCGACCCGGGCCGGTTTGGCATCCTTGCCGAAAGGCGGCACGGAAATGCCGCAACGTCGCACGCAGAAGAGATGAAAACCGACCAGCCCCATGAGAGCCCCCGGCAGCACCACCACGTGGAGGGCGAAAAACCGTCCCAGGGTCGGCGCCCCGACCGAAGGCGCGCCGCGCAGAAACTCAACCAGCTTCGGACCGATCACCGGCACCGCACCAGCGGCATCCGTCGCCACCGTGGTCGCCCAGAAGGAGAGCTGGCTCCACGGCAGCAGGTAGCCGGTCAGACAGAGACCGAGTCCCAGGTTGAAAAGAATGAAACCGGACAACCAGGTCAACTCCCGCGGCCGCTTGTAGGAGCCCATAAACAGCACCGAAAGCATGTGCAGCAACAGCACGACAACGATCAGGTTGGAGCCGACCGCGTGCAGGTTGCGAATCAGCCAGCCGTAGGGAACGGCATTGACAATCGTTTCAACACTGCCGAAGGCCTTCTCGGTATCGGGAACATAGTGAATCAGCAGCAGGATCCCGGTCAGGAACTGCAGTCCGAACAGCGCCAGCAGCACCGTTCCAAGGGAATACCAGGCGTTGATATTGCGCGGCACCAGGTAGCCGCTGGTGTTCTCCTCCCAGAGCTCCCTGACCCCGAGACGCACATCCAGCCAGTCAACAGCACGTTTCATCATAGTCAATCCTCCTAGCCGATGACCAGCTTATCGCCGTCAAGCTTCACATTGAATGATTCAAGCGGCTTCGGCGGCGGTCCGCCCAGCACCTGGCCACTGGAGGAAAACCGGCCGCCATGGCAGGGGCAGAGAAACTCCTGTTTTGCATTGACCCACTTGACAATGCAGCCGAGGTGGGTGCAGACCGCCGTCAATGCCACGAATTCCCCCGGTTTCGGCTGCAGAACCACCGCCGGACGACCGCGAAAATCGATGAACTTGGCTCCCCCGACCGGAACCTTGTCACGCGCCAGGGTCACCTTGGCATCGGCATCGCCCCTATCGCGCGGCGAAAGATAACGCAACAACGGCCAGGCGGCCATGGCGGCGAGAGCAGTGCCCAGGCCGGCCAGCAGCACCGTCAGAAAAGTCCGCCGCTGGGAAGAAGGAAGTTCGTTCTGAGGCATGACAACTCCTTTGATTGTATTGTCACCCCGAATCAGGGCATCAGGACACGCAACACCGG is drawn from Geothermobacter hydrogeniphilus and contains these coding sequences:
- a CDS encoding cytochrome b, yielding MMKRAVDWLDVRLGVRELWEENTSGYLVPRNINAWYSLGTVLLALFGLQFLTGILLLIHYVPDTEKAFGSVETIVNAVPYGWLIRNLHAVGSNLIVVVLLLHMLSVLFMGSYKRPRELTWLSGFILFNLGLGLCLTGYLLPWSQLSFWATTVATDAAGAVPVIGPKLVEFLRGAPSVGAPTLGRFFALHVVVLPGALMGLVGFHLFCVRRCGISVPPFGKDAKPARVGTVFDHEKHPGGIPFFPNYTAEEAAMVCFALAVLVAVTFFAPQIFIPLDALEPANPFVTPEHIKPEWYFLWAYQTLKIFPSKLIGLAAQGALMTFLALLPFIDRGEERRPAKRPLFVTCYVLGLLLLIGISIWGRYS
- a CDS encoding ubiquinol-cytochrome c reductase iron-sulfur subunit, with protein sequence MPQNELPSSQRRTFLTVLLAGLGTALAAMAAWPLLRYLSPRDRGDADAKVTLARDKVPVGGAKFIDFRGRPAVVLQPKPGEFVALTAVCTHLGCIVKWVNAKQEFLCPCHGGRFSSSGQVLGGPPPKPLESFNVKLDGDKLVIG